A single region of the Silene latifolia isolate original U9 population chromosome 8, ASM4854445v1, whole genome shotgun sequence genome encodes:
- the LOC141595166 gene encoding subtilisin-like protease SBT1.1 — MVGISMLGQAALIPELLYTYETAITGFAAKLTTRQFESLSNIDGFLFGNLDGIRIPHTTYSPHFLGLDSGKGLWNGSHLGSDVIIGVVDTGIWPEHPSFHDSGLSRVPSRWKGTCEKGFNFSSSNCNKKLIGARFYLKGYEATYGRIDEKYKFRSARDSDGHGAHTAAGNVVPDANLFVLAQGVASGITYIF; from the coding sequence ATGGTAGGAATCAGTATGCTTGGGCAAGCAGCATTAATCCCTGAGCTTCTTTACACTTATGAGACTGCTATAACTGGTTTTGCTGCTAAACTCACAACTCGACAATTCGAATCTTTGAGTAACATTGATGGGTTCCTTTTTGGTAACCTTGATGGGATAAGAATTCCTCATACCACATATTCACCACATTTTCTCGGCCTTGACTCGGGAAAAGGGCTATGGAATGGGAGCCACTTAGGTTCTGATGTCATTATAGGAGTTGTTGACACAGGAATATGGCCAGAACATCCAAGCTTTCATGATTCAGGCTTGTCTCGGGTTCCATCCAGATGGAAGGGTACTTGCGAAAAAGGCTTTAACTTTTCAAGCTCTAATTGCAACAAGAAACTCATAGGAGCGCGATTCTACCTCAAAGGGTATGAGGCTACCTATGGTAGGATTGACGAGAAATATAAGTTTCGATCTGCTAGGGACTCAGATGGCCATGGAGCCCATACTGCAGCTGGAAATGTGGTCCCTGATGCTAATCTCTTTGTACTGGCACAGGGTGTTGCCAGTGGAATTACGTATATTTTCTGA